Proteins encoded together in one Camelus dromedarius isolate mCamDro1 chromosome 11, mCamDro1.pat, whole genome shotgun sequence window:
- the ADM2 gene encoding protein ADM2 — translation MAWHLTVTLGCISFLYLQFPGTLSLGLGGSRLPARPREPPARTSSSGLQPRYPGTRPVIWKLHRALQPQKSASLAPAMGQALRNGPRQHLGAHRPRAQLLRVGCVLGTCQVQNLSHRLWQLVRSAGLQDSPPVDPSSPHSYG, via the exons ATGGCCTGGCACCTGACGGTCACCCTCGGTTGCATCAGCTTCCTCTACCTGCAGTTCCCAGGCACACTGTCCCTCGGCCTGGGCGGGAGCCGGCTGCCGGCGCGACCCAG GGAGCCCCCAGCCCGGACTTCTTCCAGTGGCTTGCAGCCCCGTTACCCTGGAACCCGGCCTGTGATCTGGAAGTTGCACCGGGCCCTCCAGCCACAGAAGAGTGCCAGCCTGGCCCCTGCTATGGGTCAGGCTCTCCGAAATGGCCCTCGCCAACACTTGGGTGCCCACAGGCCCCGAGCCCAGCTCCTGCGTGtgggctgtgtgctgggcacctgCCAAGTGCAGAATCTCAGTCACCGCCTGTGGCAGCTTGTCAGGTCTGCTGGCCTGCAGGACTCCCCCCCTGTGGACCCCAGCAGTCCCCACAGCTATGGCTGA